A stretch of DNA from Salmo trutta chromosome 12, fSalTru1.1, whole genome shotgun sequence:
TGGTTTAAATGGTGGCTAGGGAGATGACATTAAGTAAAGGGGATTCGTCCTTGTTCTGTCAGTGACTTAATGAAGACGGACTGGTTTTTCCATGTACTGACGTCACTAACTCATTGTGTGGAGTCTAGGATGGGCTTCTGCATGACCTCCTAGCTGTAGCACTAGGGTGACATATAGGCCAAATaaaccagacagaccaacactTCAGTATTCTGTCCCTCCGGTCATTCTGTTATTTCAAGCTACACTGAGCATCGTGTTGGCACAGGAGGCTAGACTTACTGCTGAAACTTAATTGAAGTTTTGGGTGAGATACACGCATCAATTGGCGCTACCGACAGACGTCCCCCCTCCTGGAATCAGAATCTGTCTTGCTGAGTTCCAGTGTTAGTCCTAACAGATCTCTGGCGCCCCCTGTCAACCAAACACGGAACAAACGCTTGGCTCTACCTATCGACGCTCAACCTCTAGTCTAACAAGTGAGAGCTGTTTATTCCGCTGAAACACATTTTTAAATGCCAAATGAAGGACTCGTCTCTCAAACCCGTGCACAGTTTAAGTACATATTTTATTAATACTGGAATCATCACAGTGCGTTTTGTTACATTAGCAGTGACTAAAGTTAACAAAATTAAAAGGATTAATATTACAAAAAGAAAAACTTGTCATCAGCAAAAGAGGCAAAACAGCCTTGGAGAAAAGGGCACCATAAATTAAAGACGAGAAGGAGAGAAATTAGAAGACAGACAACAGCACCTGTAGCGTTACGTGACTCCGTTGGAGGGGGTTTTGTACAAAAAAACATATGCACACATATCTCTTCACAATACCGTAATGAAAATAATTACTTCATAAAAACTGTGGCAAGGGTCAAGTTCATAGATGCATTGGTTTAGCTTTAATATTGGATTGGGCtttgggaagaggaggagagaagcaaCCGAAGAGCATCCACAAGTGATAAGACATTCAGTTCTGTTACCATGGCACCTGGAAACGCGAGTCACCTCTTCCCCGCCTGACTACATCTCAGGAGCTGACAGCGTTGAGTTAACGGATGGTGGCATCGTTGTGGGGCGACTTTGTTGGGTCTTTTTAAATAGACGGGGACAGGCTGTGGGTGGGTGGGAGAGTGGGCGTGTAGCCACCTTGTGTCGAGGCAGAGTCTATGTTTCTCCATCAGTGTCAGAGATCCTCTACATACGTCAGGGGCAGACTTCATGAGCACGAAGACACACCAACGCAACACCTGTAGACAATGTAAACAAACTACTCCTAGACCACATACAGTATAACCTCCATACATGACCTACACCCCACAGCTACCCAGCTTGATTCAATCTTTGCCCTGACATATGCTTGAACGTATGAATTATAAGCTAGTTAAAGGATGAGGGGCTTGGGCTATCTGGCTACGGCTGTGTGTACTGGTCGGACACTCACACCAGCCTAGACTATAAAAGGCATACAGTGTTACGGTCTGTGTTGGCCAGAATGACTATAGTCCAGAGGTTTTCCTGACAGTCATCCACTTTCTAATGTTCTTACAGTAATAAGGCTGATTAACCAAGCTCTTATCCAGGATTaagagggggaggacaggttgACCTGTGTTAGGCAATGCATCATGGAGACCCAATGAGACCTATAGACCCCTGTCACGTATCCAGTATCCCACATTATGAATGACTTCCATTGTTATTTCTATATAGTTTAGCGGGGAGGAGTATTACATCACACACAGTGAAACTCACAAGGCAATGAAAGCACATTTTCTCTATTATTGAAATTGTGAAAGAGATCTGCATAAGTGTATTCAAAAAGCTATTTAAATAAGTGGAATTTGCGACCGAGGCTGTATTGCAGAGACACGGAAGTGAAAAAGACGTCTCTACATAGCACTGTGCAAACCTCACTCAACATGAAAAGAAAAGTGTATTATGCTAAAACACTCCCATCAACCCATTTGCTCCATTCCCCTTGCGACAGCGCTAACACTATGGACACGCCATCCATGGCAAGCGCAGCAGGATACACAGACAAACAACTCACCCgagttgagagagagaagtcaCATGGGCACTTATCGCAAATTAACACTCACTTAGAGTGAAGTTAAGGTTTAATTTAAATGATTTCATTAGCTATAATCCAGCCAGCATGAGACATCATATTATATTCTCATGGAAGTGTTGTTCCTCTAATGTGAGACTAGCATTTTATTGTGATGACACAGTTATTCCCTGTCCTTGCATTAGCCCCAGCGGGAAAGTGTTTCAGTCAAAGTCCTGTTGGGAGTTTGGGCTTGGCTCTGGTTTAAGAGCTGATGCAAGCTATGGAGTGAGCTGCTAGTAGGAGTTGgggttgtttacatttacatttaagtcatttagcagacgctcttatccagagcgacttacaaattggtgcattcacctataatatccagtagaacacaATGTGGTGGATAAGAGGTTGAAAAGAAACAAGTACATTTATTGAGAGTATAAGTATAAGTGGGGGTAGCCCACCGGGCAAAATCTGgttaaatcaacgttgtttccacgtcatttcaaccccccaaaaaactatgtgatgacgttgaatcaatttGGAATATAATTGGatgtgcaaaaagtcatcaacaagGGCATTCCGTCTTTTTCTCTAGCAACTtttaacatacattttttgttgaattATTGTTAcgtgacaactcaaccaaatgtaaatcaaaactaggcGTTAAACTGACATCTCTGCCCAGTGGGAAGATGGCGAGGAGCAAGTGACAGtgaggaaagagggaaagagagtctGGGACCCAGAGACAGCCCAGCTGTGGGCATGTGAGGGAGTGAGGTGACTGCTAGTCATCCACCATGGGGTCTTGGAGAGTGTCACCTCATCCCAGGCAGAGAGACAACCAGACTGACATCCCTGTAGTTCCCCTGTAGGGGTCCTCTCAGTCTCAGCCTAACACACACTAGCAAACAGCCCAGTCTcactcgctgtctgtctctgtgccacatcctgtctttctctcgctctaaTGCTCTGATAGAAGTGACGGTTACAGAGTTGGGGTCTCGGGAACGGTAAGGAGCATCACACACAATCAGAATGAAGCAGAGTAATTCAAGCATGACAAGACATTGGAACAGAATAATTGCCAGAGTTAAGTCTGCACAGTTAAAAAGACAGTAAACATGTTTACCTTTTTGTTAGACAAGAAGTTGTATTGTTAAATTGGCTAATAAACACACTCCCATATTGCTGTCACACACTGTAGAGTTGACATTTGCCTCTTTTTCTTCAGTAATGTGAAGTAATATGAGTTTAAACTCCTTTTAAAACAATTCTAGCAATTTGACCTGTACAATTAGTGTTCAACTTCTTAAACAgtacatgtatgtatatatgtatatataaatatacatcaTTCTGACCTGTGCTTTGCAGACATTCTCTGGATGAGCATCCTCTAGTCCAGAATGCACTGTGCCAGGGGGAGGTCACATCCACCCTGGGCCACTCCCACCACACTGCTGGTCTCTCCCCTTCCTCCGCCGCCCGgccccacacccacccacacataccCTCTTACAGAGCCCCTTGCGGAAGTACTATTCCAGCACTCCAGCAGATGAGCGATATTGTACAATACCAGGTGTTTCTCTCATCTTCTCAAAGCAGATCCTCGCTTTAAAACAGCCACAGGCATTTCTAAAACAGTGCTCGATTtaggcaaaataaataaaaaacgttttttttttttaacaaaataaGCATCGAGATACATTTTGTAATGGTCATTGTAGTCAAGGTGAGGACATCAGCAGTCACAGCTAGGGAGCATTGGGCAGACATCCATGAAGTTCATCACTACCCTACAGTACAACGGTCAGAATAATGCTCTCTCTGCCTGCTCAGATCCTATGTCACTGTGATTCATTTTTCTCTGGAAATTGttctcttttttttttcattgacAAAAGTAAGACTACAGCATAACATTATTGCAAAAATATGGCAACATAATTTTATGAAAGGTTACTATATATTCATACAGTTTCTAGTCTTGACTTCCACCTGTGCGTCTGACTCTCGACTCGGGCTTACAGGCAGTGAAATGCTCATTCCATCTCTATCCGCTGCAGCAACTCTCTTCCAGCGAACTCTGTAAACATAAATACCCCCCTTCTTCTTCTGGCAACCCCTTACATTATCCTCACTGTTTCTACCTGGCTCTAGTCACTTTCATTCTAAAGCCAGCTCCCGAGTAAGGCTGCACATGAGCTATGGATCTCATGTTTGAGACTCACAACAGGTGATGACTAGTACAGCAGCTTACCATCCCCCTCTTTACATAAATGTTATGATCTCCATTATAAATCCGTTTTTTGGAATTCAACCTCTGCAGCACGGACACATTGTACATAACCATGCCCCCAATCCCGTATCCTTCCGTTCACATTTCCCACCTTTCTTTATCACTTCCTTTTTTCCATCTTCCTATTCTCTCACCAATTGAACTGCTTCGCTCACTGGTCCGTGGCACGCACTCAGCACACCGCATGGCAACCAACTGTCTCAGTCCCCCCCAGCACCCTTGTCTCATCACATAGCGTGACCACACTGACTCCTAGTGGTCACACTAGAAATTAACCTTCAAAGTGCTTCAGTTTTCTCTGATTTCTCTGGTTTTTTTAACACACCAGGCAAGGACTTGAGAAAAGCCAATGGCCAAAGTTAGACAGCTACTGTCATATGTACTTGAGCATGCCTGATGATTGCCTGCAAGTACAAAAAAAAAGAGAACCTAAACCTAAGATAACAGCTTCTTTTTCTCCTCCACTCCGCAAGCagaaaataaaacacatttattgTTCCATTTCTTATTAACATGTTCTCTCTGGATTTAGAAAATATATACGCCTGGCTCCATTTTGTCGTTTCTCATACAGTGGTAACAGGAAATCAAATGTCACAATAAAAACagtccactgggcacagacgtcaattccaCGTCGGTCCAACGCCATTTCATTCAAATGATGTGGAAACAGCGTTGATTTAgccggtgtgtgcccagtgtgagGGTAACAACAAacgacacagaggagagaagcccCACCCTCAAATACAACCGGCTGACCTGCAGCAGAACTCTGCCcacctcttacacacacacacacacacacacacggttagccATGGTTTAAAGCTAACAGTGCATTGTCAGAGCCTTGTGGCCTGAGctaaagggagagggagagatggaaccCCCTATTGACCCCACTTTTACTCTGTCTCTCCGCCACCTGCTTCCCTCTGTTTTACTCTAGAATGGGGGGGTAAGAGGTTGGGTGAGGAGTGGGGGGTtgtgggaggaggtggagagggtgGCTGGAAGTCCAGGTCCCTATAAACAGTCTCTCTCTCGGCAGTCAGTCCAGACAGAGTCTCTATATACAGTCTGAGGATCCCCTGGTGATGGTGGTGCTAATTAAACAAACATGCGCCCAGACACGATAGAGTTATAGTGGCCAGAGCCTGTCATTATTATTAATGATTTACTTTTTCATTATCagcattattattgttatttatcATTTACTTCTAATTAAAacttattttttttgtaattgtCTGTTGTCATATTCACGTATTTACTACAGATTCAGTACTGTATGTAGTGGTTGGGGCACCTCCCTCCGCTCCGCACCATCACAAAATCCTGGGCGCTGACCTGTCGTTGGAGACGGTCTTGCGGAGCCGCACACCCCTGCGGATGGACACCAGCACGTCGGTGCCTGACCCGTGGGCCTGGGGGTCGTGCTGGGGGGCCGGGCCAGGTGGGGGGTCATCAGGAAGGTTGGGAAAGGGGAATTGTCCCTCCCCAAGGGCATGGGCACTGGCCACCAGCTCTCCTATCTTCTCCACCAGGCTGTGGCGGTTAGCGGCTATCATCTGGTCCTCCTCAGAGCCGTGCTGGGCAGCCTGCTGGACATACACACTCATCTCCATCGCTCCCCCAGACCCCCACGCTGTGTTGGGCAGGCTCAGACGCTTGGGAGAGGCCTTCACATACTCCAACGTGTTGGGGGAGGAGTCATCCGCCACGTAGAACACGCACTCCTCACTGCCCACACGTACCGGAGGCCCGGGGTACCCCCCAGGAGCATCAGGCACCGTGGGTGTCTTCACTGGCACTATGGGGGGGCGGATGGGGATGGGGCCCGCGTTGGACAGGGTGCGCCTCACACCCGGCTTGGTGGATGGGGTTCGGCGGATGGTGGCAGTCCCAGGGGTCCCaatgccccctccccctccaggcACTCCACCCTGGGCCCCACTGGGCAGACCAGCGGTGCTGGCCGGCCTCTTGGTCTGGATCATACGGCGGTAGTTCTGGGCGATGTTGCTGTGGCGGGGGATGGTGGAGGACTTGTCAAAGTCAGTTGACGCCTCACCTTCGGCATCTCCATTCACAGAGTAGCAGTCATAATCCGaccctgggggagagagaaagagaaagggatgtGGTGTGCTATTCAGAGTGTTGCATCTAGGTGGAGAGCTACCAAGTAAGGGGATGTGTATACTCTTAAGTTGTGAGTGGGTATAGTACATGTATGTTACCTTGAGAGAGGACAGTGAGTGCATTCTCTGTTGGTTAATGTAAGTGAGGTTGACTTCTGTATGTACTGGTGTTTACTCTACGAGAGAAGGAGTGTACTTGAGTGGTACCCTGAGAGGGGATAGTGTCCTCGGAGCAGGAGGGAGTGGTGGTCTGGGTACTGTAACCACTAGAGTACTGCAGGGAGTCCCTGTTGCTCTTCTGCTGCTCCATGCTGAGACCACGGGTCAGGACCATGGCCAGGTCACTGGCTGCTGGAGACACCTCTTCGCCGTGCTGGGAGGAAGCAACAACgcattgtcatttagcagacgctcttatccagagcaacttaccaAGAGTGAGTACTGCAGAGTACTTTTCTTCATACcaggtcccccgtgggaattgaacgcACAACCCTTCCGCTGAAAGCTTCGTGCTTTACAAACTGAGCTACACGAGACTAGTGGACTAACACATGATTAGGATGATAACTAAGTTCAAGGTTTCCAGAACCGTATCGCAATCAATCGCCTTAGAAAACACTTATCATATGGTAGGAGCACGGGACCACTACCAAGCACAACAGACAGACTATAACCACCAAAGTCCAAATCGGGGTTAAAATACAACAGTTGTGTTATAGCAGAATGTGTCTTGTATTCACACCATTGTGAGGTAAATCTCTGTTACCTTGGCAGCGATGGTGGCGGGGGTCATTCGGGACCTCTGGACATCGTCTGGGTGAGCACCAGCATATCCCTGGGAGCCCGGGGATGCCTCGCTCTCCCTCAGCCTATCCAGGGGCTCCTTCCGCCGCTGAAGTGTGGCAGCCAATGGCTGCTCATAAGAACCTGCCTTGGACCAATCCTGAAGAGGTGGGGGTGGTTATTAAGAAGCAGTGAAAAGCAACAGAGTGAACTCTCTAATGAGAGAGACCCGTCCACTATCCAGCAGTTTGATGCCCTTCTTCTGGGTACAGTGTgggggtagtgggggggggggga
This window harbors:
- the mtss1lb gene encoding protein MTSS 2 isoform X5, translating into METVEKECGALGGLFQAIVNDMKCSYPVWEDFSAKATKLHSQLRTTVLAAVAFLDAFQKVADMATNTRGATRDIGSALTRMCMRHRSIEAKLRHFTNALMESLITPLQDRIEDWKKTANQLDKDHAKEYKRSRHEIKKKSSDTMKLQKKARKEIQGRGDLQPQLDSAMHDVNDMYLLMEETEKQAVRRALVEERGRFCTFIGFLQPVVNGEIAMLGEITHLQAIIDDLTVLTTDPHKLPPASEQVIKDLKGSDYSWSYQTPPSSPSSSGSRKSSMCSSVNSAHSSASRSSGGSQTHSPSSSYRYRSLAQPPPGNAHRLSSVSSHDSGFISQDANVYSKPPSPMPSDITSQKSSSSASSEASETCQSVSECSSPTTDWSKAGSYEQPLAATLQRRKEPLDRLRESEASPGSQGYAGAHPDDVQRSRMTPATIAAKHGEEVSPAASDLAMVLTRGLSMEQQKSNRDSLQYSSGYSTQTTTPSCSEDTIPSQGSDYDCYSVNGDAEGEASTDFDKSSTIPRHSNIAQNYRRMIQTKRPASTAGLPSGAQGGVPGGGGGIGTPGTATIRRTPSTKPGVRRTLSNAGPIPIRPPIVPVKTPTVPDAPGGYPGPPVRVGSEECVFYVADDSSPNTLEYVKASPKRLSLPNTAWGSGGAMEMSVYVQQAAQHGSEEDQMIAANRHSLVEKIGELVASAHALGEGQFPFPNLPDDPPPGPAPQHDPQAHGSGTDVLVSIRRGVRLRKTVSNDRSAPRIL
- the mtss1lb gene encoding protein MTSS 2 isoform X6; translated protein: METVEKECGALGGLFQAIVNDMKCSYPVWEDFSAKATKLHSQLRTTVLAAVAFLDAFQKVADMATNTRGATRDIGSALTRMCMRHRSIEAKLRHFTNALMESLITPLQDRIEDWKKTANQLDKDHAKEYKRSRHEIKKKSSDTMKLQKKARKGRGDLQPQLDSAMHDVNDMYLLMEETEKQAVRRALVEERGRFCTFIGFLQPVVNGEIAMLGEITHLQAIIDDLTVLTTDPHKLPPASEQVIKDLKGSDYSWSYQTPPSSPSSSGSRKSSMCSLAQPPPGNAHRLSSVSSHDSGFISQDANVYSKPPSPMPSDITSQKSSSSASSEASETCQSVSECSSPTTDWSKAGSYEQPLAATLQRRKEPLDRLRESEASPGSQGYAGAHPDDVQRSRMTPATIAAKHGEEVSPAASDLAMVLTRGLSMEQQKSNRDSLQYSSGYSTQTTTPSCSEDTIPSQGSDYDCYSVNGDAEGEASTDFDKSSTIPRHSNIAQNYRRMIQTKRPASTAGLPSGAQGGVPGGGGGIGTPGTATIRRTPSTKPGVRRTLSNAGPIPIRPPIVPVKTPTVPDAPGGYPGPPVRVGSEECVFYVADDSSPNTLEYVKASPKRLSLPNTAWGSGGAMEMSVYVQQAAQHGSEEDQMIAANRHSLVEKIGELVASAHALGEGQFPFPNLPDDPPPGPAPQHDPQAHGSGTDVLVSIRRGVRLRKTVSNDRSAPRIL